Proteins encoded together in one Mercenaria mercenaria strain notata chromosome 18, MADL_Memer_1, whole genome shotgun sequence window:
- the LOC128550771 gene encoding uncharacterized protein LOC128550771, with protein MERTIETHTVVVHIWRPDKDHIGHSALELSDGTYISWWPETECDANHPRVKAAPNTSLSQDIEEEGKRHPISYTIQVSCEELNAIKRWWAGFKCKADYQFVSNNCSTVAFYAQEAAFPFLTALNGAVPVWVPQAVEMVAQDLAAGKRSMDKKRINEIKQAAKDEVKRIAGAHGYGAKKVNRLKIGIQGRR; from the exons ATGGAAAGGACAATAGAAACCCACA CCGTTGTCGTACATATTTGGAGACCTGATAAGGATCATATCGGACACAGCGCTTTGGAACTGAGTGATGGTACCTACATAAGCTGGTGGCCGGAGACCGAATGTGATGCCAACCACCCTAGAGTCAAAGCTGCTCCTAACACCTCACTCAGTCAGGATATTGAAGAAGAAGGCAAAAGACATCCGATTTCATACACTATCCAAGTTTCTTGCGAGGAACTGAACGCCATTAAACGTTGGTGGGCTGGATTCAAGTGTAAGGCGGATTACCAATTTGTTTCAAACAACTGCTCTACTGTTGCTTTCTATGCACAAGAAGCTGCATTTCCCTTTCTGACAGCCCTCAATGGCGCAGTACCAGTTTGGGTACCACAAGCAGTAGAAATGGTAGCTCAGGACCTGGCAGCTGGGAAAAGGAGCATGGATAAAAAGAGAATCAATGAAATTAAGCAGGCTGCTAAAGATGAGGTTAAAAGAATAGCAGGTGCCCACGGATACGGGGCAAAGAAAGTCAATAGACTGAAGATCGGAATACAAGGAAGACGTTGA